Proteins from a genomic interval of Collinsella sp. zg1085:
- a CDS encoding FHA domain-containing protein — MIDVILFVGRILLVVLLYVFLFSVMKTGVGLVRGQRRDGGIWTIDVDKGPRGIRGIHVDMLGPVIVGRSPSSDICINEPFVSASHARFSLQGPALILEDLNSLNGTLVNGRPLVEPAGLREGDEVQIGDVVMKVNRR, encoded by the coding sequence ATGATTGATGTCATTCTTTTTGTGGGACGTATTCTGCTGGTAGTCCTTCTGTATGTATTTTTGTTTTCTGTTATGAAAACGGGCGTAGGACTGGTGCGGGGGCAACGCCGCGATGGCGGTATCTGGACCATTGATGTCGATAAAGGCCCGCGCGGTATTCGTGGTATCCATGTTGATATGCTCGGTCCGGTTATTGTTGGGCGCTCGCCAAGCTCAGATATTTGCATTAACGAACCCTTTGTTTCGGCTTCGCATGCACGCTTTTCGCTACAAGGCCCAGCACTCATTTTAGAAGACCTCAATTCACTCAACGGCACGCTGGTTAACGGCCGTCCCCTCGTTGAGCCTGCTGGTTTGCGCGAGGGCGATGAGGTGCAGATTGGTGATGTTGTCATGAAGGTGAATCGCCGATGA
- a CDS encoding DUF3662 and FHA domain-containing protein, protein MNFLSVFENRVSGIFGSAQAPFSLKKLAKQAAREMEDQTLVVNGVNTAPALFTVLIAAQDDPLLAPFYQQLAHEVNQLIKAQAEKRRYTFVGDPLVRFMIDPSLKSGKFSVFAENVDAPTLGRLYEEERAYQQGQAGAGQAGAASAEAFAAPHTSAPDAPAHAELASHSTFADESFASSPAPIPVPQTMLRDQLPGMGGAAATGAALGVGAATSVAGRMAQTRQPAPQSPLAELVDVVTGEAHRIMQARCIIGRERSSANLVLRDPNVSRRHAELSYTGSDWCIEDLRSTNGTLVNNRRITRCPLRSGDLLTFGLSTFEFRG, encoded by the coding sequence GTGAACTTCCTGAGTGTCTTTGAAAATCGCGTGTCGGGAATCTTTGGTTCGGCACAGGCTCCGTTTTCTCTCAAAAAGCTTGCAAAGCAAGCTGCACGTGAGATGGAAGACCAAACACTCGTGGTAAACGGTGTGAATACTGCGCCGGCATTATTTACCGTGTTAATTGCAGCACAAGACGACCCGTTGCTCGCTCCGTTTTATCAACAGCTTGCTCATGAGGTAAATCAGCTGATAAAGGCACAGGCTGAAAAACGCCGCTATACCTTTGTAGGTGACCCACTTGTGCGGTTTATGATTGACCCGTCCCTAAAAAGCGGGAAGTTCTCAGTTTTTGCCGAAAACGTTGACGCTCCCACCTTGGGACGTTTATATGAAGAAGAGCGGGCATATCAGCAGGGACAGGCTGGAGCCGGACAGGCTGGAGCCGCTTCTGCAGAGGCATTTGCTGCTCCTCACACATCAGCACCAGATGCTCCCGCTCACGCTGAGCTTGCATCGCATAGTACTTTTGCAGATGAATCGTTTGCATCAAGTCCCGCACCTATCCCGGTTCCGCAAACAATGTTGCGCGACCAGCTCCCGGGTATGGGTGGTGCAGCTGCAACTGGGGCGGCCTTAGGAGTAGGCGCTGCTACAAGTGTTGCTGGGCGTATGGCACAAACGCGCCAGCCAGCACCGCAATCTCCGCTGGCAGAACTCGTTGATGTGGTGACCGGCGAAGCACATCGTATTATGCAAGCGCGTTGCATCATTGGTCGCGAGCGTTCATCGGCAAATCTAGTTTTGCGCGACCCTAACGTTAGCCGCCGCCATGCCGAGCTGAGCTACACAGGTTCAGACTGGTGTATTGAAGACTTGCGCTCAACTAATGGCACTCTTGTTAATAATCGTCGTATCACTCGCTGCCCACTGCGCAGCGGCGACCTGCTTACCTTTGGCCTGAGCACCTTCGAGTTTAGGGGCTAG
- a CDS encoding Stp1/IreP family PP2C-type Ser/Thr phosphatase, translating into MTGDTSHMKPRHMVDEHENLELSFNSLSGESGLAPTDEWAAEHLSAVALPEDTAHPVCADDETPAGVQIAEDAYSSESSEEAEGNQVTDALVSTEELDNEALSDAALSDEAPLQAEHSNIPSFLQEDYSAAAHASTLPADAASSALVENNPASSVSDPTDASDLPLSESTTSSSRSVSPADTAEIDVEAVEAQLKNPGSTQSFEPITDDQLIDADSTYDAGTTTSLMWGARSDVGCIRSHNEDSYLVQSPLFCVCDGMGGHAAGEVASSIAVQTIAKTAPHTADAAMLGAAVEAANAAVIEAARNGRGKPGMGCTATTAFFEHDLVAIAHVGDSRAYLLHDESLIRITNDHSYVEELVAAGEITADEARVHPNRSVITRALGSDPAMYADHFQISIEPGDRLILCSDGLSSMISDGEIERIATQSATAQICTDNLVDAALAAGGADNVTVVVVDLVDDGRAEEASKQRRKRIIAGVAALAILLLLAALITFFSLSSSVYLGVKNGRVAIYHGVPNDFLGLSLHQLEDVSTVEIEDLPEDTQHRLIEGIPQESVESAIETVSKYRKQIFEDQTRAGEQAAMVKNSEAASSNQTPSNGSGNANDAASQPAEPAQAPTNTPAPESSGEAS; encoded by the coding sequence ATGACAGGCGACACATCACATATGAAACCGCGTCACATGGTAGATGAGCATGAGAATCTTGAGCTATCGTTTAATAGTTTGAGCGGCGAGAGTGGGCTAGCGCCGACAGATGAGTGGGCAGCTGAGCATCTGAGTGCCGTGGCGCTTCCTGAAGATACGGCTCATCCAGTTTGTGCTGATGATGAAACCCCGGCTGGAGTTCAGATTGCAGAGGACGCCTATAGCTCGGAGAGCTCGGAGGAGGCAGAGGGTAATCAAGTAACTGACGCGCTGGTGAGCACTGAGGAGCTAGACAACGAAGCACTAAGTGACGCGGCACTGAGCGACGAGGCACCTCTTCAAGCTGAGCACTCAAATATCCCGAGCTTTTTACAGGAAGATTATTCTGCTGCGGCGCATGCTTCAACACTACCAGCCGATGCAGCCTCTTCTGCTTTGGTTGAAAACAATCCAGCATCGTCAGTCTCAGACCCTACTGATGCCTCTGACCTACCCCTATCTGAAAGCACTACATCATCCTCACGCTCTGTTTCACCTGCCGACACCGCAGAGATTGATGTTGAAGCCGTTGAGGCGCAGCTCAAAAATCCAGGTTCAACACAAAGCTTTGAGCCAATTACCGATGACCAGCTCATCGATGCCGATTCAACCTATGATGCTGGAACCACTACCTCGCTTATGTGGGGCGCACGCTCTGATGTGGGTTGTATCCGCTCACATAATGAGGATTCATATCTCGTTCAGTCTCCACTCTTTTGCGTATGTGATGGTATGGGAGGCCATGCTGCAGGTGAGGTTGCTAGCTCAATTGCTGTGCAAACCATTGCAAAAACCGCACCACATACAGCTGATGCTGCCATGCTTGGCGCAGCTGTTGAAGCGGCAAATGCTGCCGTTATTGAGGCGGCTCGCAATGGGCGTGGTAAACCCGGCATGGGCTGCACCGCCACCACTGCCTTCTTTGAGCACGACTTAGTAGCTATAGCACATGTGGGCGACTCTCGCGCCTATTTGCTGCACGATGAAAGCCTCATTCGTATCACTAACGACCATTCCTATGTAGAAGAGCTCGTTGCTGCAGGTGAGATTACTGCAGATGAAGCGCGGGTGCATCCTAATCGTTCGGTTATTACGCGCGCGCTTGGGTCTGATCCGGCAATGTATGCCGATCATTTTCAGATTAGTATTGAGCCTGGTGACCGCCTGATTTTATGTTCGGATGGTCTTTCGAGCATGATTTCTGACGGCGAGATTGAACGTATTGCCACGCAGTCGGCTACCGCTCAAATTTGCACCGATAATCTCGTTGATGCAGCACTTGCTGCTGGTGGCGCGGACAATGTTACGGTGGTTGTTGTCGATTTAGTTGATGACGGTAGGGCAGAGGAAGCAAGCAAGCAGCGCCGCAAACGTATTATTGCAGGTGTAGCCGCCCTTGCTATATTGCTTCTCCTTGCCGCGCTTATTACGTTTTTCTCACTTAGTTCCTCAGTTTATTTAGGTGTTAAAAACGGACGTGTTGCTATTTATCATGGCGTTCCCAATGATTTTCTTGGACTGAGTTTGCACCAGCTTGAAGATGTTTCAACGGTCGAAATTGAAGATTTGCCTGAAGATACTCAGCATCGACTCATCGAAGGTATTCCTCAAGAAAGCGTTGAGAGCGCCATAGAAACGGTGTCTAAATACCGCAAGCAAATTTTTGAAGACCAAACACGCGCTGGCGAGCAAGCAGCGATGGTAAAAAACAGTGAGGCAGCTTCGTCCAATCAAACTCCTTCGAATGGTTCTGGTAATGCCAACGATGCTGCGTCTCAGCCTGCCGAGCCTGCACAAGCTCCAACAAATACTCCTGCCCCCGAAAGCTCTGGGGAGGCATCATGA
- a CDS encoding FtsW/RodA/SpoVE family cell cycle protein, translated as MISRRTTELFLLIAAAFPVVLLSAMYVITTGGEISFETLGVPIGLFAAFAAAHLAVRFFAPGADPAILPIVFTLSGIGITFVTRLKPGLAIAQLVILFVAIALMVGTLALVKNLDMVKRYKYSFGAGGILLLVLPMFIGTEIYGSKLWISIPGVGTIQPGELAKVLIVLFLAGYLAENRELLSISNRSILGIKIPRIKLLAPLMVVWGICMLVVVFEKDLGSALLFYTIFLVMLYVATGRVAYIIIGMFLLIVGALGAYHFLGHVQIRFNTWLNPFADAQNTGYQLVQSLYSLADGGLVGVGIGKGLSTLIPVVESDFIFSAIAEETGLLGGAAILLLYMLFAVRGLTTAARAKSDLAAFIASGLTAAISFQAFLIVGGVTRLIPLTGVTLPFMSQGGSSLLASFIIVALLLRAGDEATGREAELTGTGVIAASSAADAQGLSAIGTRIFGGRERAVAAGPVRVGSRMHKRLLDTPESGVLGRVALANRLTRQVLLFTVLFALLIGNLTYVMVIKAADYQAMAGNNHTILKAAYVKRGSIITSDGVTLAESVQQEDGTYMRTHPNGNLAAMAVGYYSTRFGSAGIEASQNETLTGAKDYSSWQNAINSLAGATQPGNSVKLTIDSRIQAAAERILEGYSGAIVVLDPQTGAVLAWASAPTYNNDDIANSLADAEAGGNTSLFDRATKALYTPGSTYKVITLAAALDSGHANLDTQYDAPGSMEIGGADVTNIRSSDYGRITLRKAFAYSANTVFGQAATEVGADTLVQYSRAFGYGQELGTDFSVTPSIMPDPNQMSTWELAWAGAGQPVGQGHTPGPQTTVLQNAVMAAAIAHDGIVMSPFVVSQTLSPEGTVIKTTQPRTLGQALSAESAAQVREGMLAVVEEGSGSDAAVHGVHVAGKTGTAETSSTNVNSAFVGFAPAEQPTLAVSVMVENYDKHGVSAAALASRVIAAALEAQGL; from the coding sequence ATGATAAGTCGTCGAACAACTGAGCTTTTCTTGCTGATAGCTGCTGCATTTCCTGTTGTGTTGCTCTCAGCAATGTATGTCATAACCACAGGTGGAGAGATTAGTTTTGAAACGCTCGGTGTGCCGATTGGCCTGTTTGCTGCGTTTGCAGCAGCACACCTTGCGGTTCGGTTTTTTGCCCCAGGTGCTGACCCTGCAATTTTGCCCATTGTTTTCACGCTTTCTGGAATAGGCATTACCTTTGTTACCCGTCTTAAACCTGGTCTTGCGATTGCTCAGCTGGTAATTCTGTTTGTTGCTATCGCATTGATGGTTGGCACGCTTGCGCTGGTTAAAAACCTCGACATGGTTAAACGCTATAAATATAGCTTTGGTGCGGGTGGCATCTTATTGTTGGTCTTGCCAATGTTTATTGGTACTGAAATCTATGGCTCCAAACTTTGGATTTCTATTCCAGGCGTTGGCACCATACAGCCCGGTGAGCTTGCAAAGGTTCTCATTGTTCTCTTTTTGGCGGGTTATCTTGCAGAAAACCGTGAGCTCTTATCCATTTCAAACCGCAGTATCTTAGGCATTAAAATTCCGCGCATTAAGCTGCTTGCCCCGCTCATGGTGGTATGGGGTATCTGCATGTTAGTGGTAGTTTTTGAAAAAGACTTAGGCAGCGCGTTGCTGTTTTATACCATCTTCCTTGTCATGCTCTATGTAGCTACTGGGCGCGTGGCATATATCATCATCGGTATGTTTCTGTTGATTGTTGGAGCCTTGGGCGCATACCATTTCTTGGGGCACGTGCAAATTCGCTTTAATACCTGGCTTAACCCCTTTGCCGATGCACAAAACACCGGCTACCAGCTGGTACAGTCACTTTATTCGCTCGCAGACGGTGGTCTTGTTGGTGTGGGAATTGGCAAGGGCTTAAGCACGCTCATTCCTGTTGTTGAATCAGACTTTATCTTCTCAGCTATTGCTGAGGAAACCGGTCTTTTGGGCGGCGCAGCAATTTTGTTGTTGTATATGCTTTTTGCAGTGCGTGGGCTTACAACGGCAGCGCGTGCAAAGTCTGACCTTGCTGCATTTATTGCATCTGGTTTAACGGCTGCCATCTCATTTCAGGCTTTCTTGATTGTGGGCGGTGTAACACGCCTTATTCCCTTAACCGGTGTTACCTTGCCGTTTATGAGCCAAGGCGGCTCATCACTGCTTGCGAGTTTTATTATTGTGGCGCTGCTTTTACGCGCTGGCGATGAAGCAACAGGTCGTGAGGCAGAGCTCACGGGAACCGGCGTTATTGCTGCAAGTTCTGCTGCTGATGCGCAGGGGCTCTCAGCCATTGGTACGCGCATCTTTGGGGGACGTGAACGTGCAGTTGCAGCAGGTCCTGTGCGCGTGGGCTCGCGTATGCACAAGCGACTTCTTGATACTCCTGAGTCAGGGGTACTTGGACGCGTTGCCTTGGCTAATCGTCTAACCCGTCAAGTTTTGTTGTTTACTGTGCTTTTTGCCCTGCTTATTGGCAATCTTACCTATGTCATGGTTATCAAGGCCGCCGATTATCAAGCCATGGCTGGCAATAATCACACCATCTTAAAAGCAGCTTATGTTAAGCGCGGCTCTATTATTACTTCTGATGGAGTGACGCTTGCTGAGTCAGTTCAGCAGGAGGATGGTACCTATATGCGTACACATCCCAACGGAAACCTTGCTGCTATGGCGGTAGGGTACTACTCAACGCGCTTTGGGTCAGCTGGAATCGAGGCTTCGCAAAACGAAACACTTACCGGCGCGAAAGATTATTCAAGCTGGCAAAATGCTATCAACTCACTTGCTGGTGCTACACAGCCCGGTAATTCGGTAAAGCTTACCATTGATTCTAGGATTCAAGCTGCTGCTGAGCGCATTCTTGAAGGCTATTCGGGGGCCATTGTGGTGCTTGACCCTCAAACAGGTGCTGTACTTGCTTGGGCAAGCGCGCCAACGTATAACAACGATGATATTGCAAACTCGCTTGCCGACGCTGAGGCAGGGGGCAATACCTCGTTGTTTGACCGAGCTACTAAGGCTTTGTATACCCCCGGTTCAACCTATAAGGTAATCACGCTCGCAGCGGCTCTCGATAGCGGGCATGCTAACCTTGACACGCAATACGATGCACCGGGTAGTATGGAAATTGGTGGCGCAGACGTTACCAATATCCGTTCGTCTGATTATGGACGCATTACCCTTCGCAAAGCCTTTGCCTATTCTGCAAATACGGTTTTTGGTCAGGCAGCAACCGAAGTTGGAGCAGATACGCTCGTACAATATTCTCGCGCCTTTGGGTATGGGCAAGAGCTTGGAACTGACTTCTCGGTTACGCCATCTATCATGCCTGACCCTAATCAGATGAGCACGTGGGAGCTGGCATGGGCAGGTGCCGGACAGCCCGTTGGACAAGGTCATACGCCCGGTCCGCAAACAACGGTTCTGCAAAATGCAGTTATGGCTGCCGCTATTGCACATGACGGTATTGTCATGAGTCCTTTTGTGGTGTCTCAAACTCTCTCGCCTGAGGGTACGGTGATAAAGACCACACAGCCGCGGACACTTGGACAAGCTCTAAGTGCCGAGTCGGCTGCGCAGGTTAGAGAAGGCATGCTTGCTGTTGTTGAAGAGGGTTCGGGTTCTGATGCTGCCGTTCATGGCGTGCATGTTGCCGGAAAAACCGGCACGGCAGAAACCTCTTCAACTAACGTCAACTCTGCCTTTGTGGGCTTTGCCCCTGCCGAACAACCTACCCTGGCCGTTTCGGTCATGGTTGAAAACTACGATAAACATGGTGTCTCAGCGGCAGCACTCGCATCCCGTGTTATTGCTGCTGCGCTTGAGGCTCAGGGACTGTAA
- the pknB gene encoding Stk1 family PASTA domain-containing Ser/Thr kinase: MTDQHLLGGRYLLKERVGAGGMASVYRAQDQTLDRTVAVKIMLPQYAGDATFAARFKQEAKAAAGLSSPYIVGVYDWGKDGDTYYIVMEYLRGTDLKSGVRSHGALDPQKVAQIGSQICSALSVAHRHEIIHRDIKPQNIMVLADGNIKVMDFGIARAKNSHLTQDNNVLGTAHYVSPEQTRGQELDVTSDIYSLGVVMYECVTGKVPFDGDDAISVALKQVNELPTPPSQVNPRVDIQLERIILKCMEKDPAKRFQSADELREVLNAYIAGRVIDIAEPTRVIEPRAATTTIMGQQTQQIIRPSVADSTVQRKNIAPTSYYTDDNDEPAGMGKGKVVAAVIGVLAVIGIAIAIALSFMGGNAQVSIPNVMGMTEEKATEALEGVGLVASVEQQYSSEEDKGTVIEQTPKGGATANKGSKVTIVVSQGAEPVKSVKVPSLNGLTAEAADQALVAAGLKGRMIEEVNDEVEAGTVFWQGVDAGSKVDEGSEIEYKVAKQSEAVSVPGVLGKSFSEASNTLSEAGFEVVDGGSEYSNIYVAGQVMKQSVTGTARKGTAVELVVSKGPQDTSIDVDQIGLRGMSQADAESALAEAGLRYDSTRTHTSSTVPRGQVISYSPGGKQKQGTTIFLTISTGDE; this comes from the coding sequence ATGACAGATCAGCACCTACTCGGGGGCCGTTATCTGCTAAAAGAGCGCGTGGGCGCAGGCGGTATGGCATCTGTGTATCGCGCGCAAGACCAAACGCTTGACCGCACGGTCGCCGTAAAAATTATGCTTCCCCAATATGCTGGCGATGCAACTTTTGCCGCTCGATTTAAGCAAGAGGCTAAGGCGGCAGCTGGTCTTTCAAGTCCCTACATTGTAGGTGTCTACGACTGGGGAAAAGATGGCGATACCTACTATATCGTCATGGAATACCTGCGCGGAACCGACCTTAAAAGTGGCGTTCGGAGTCATGGGGCGCTTGACCCACAAAAGGTTGCGCAAATTGGTTCGCAGATTTGTAGTGCATTATCAGTAGCACATCGTCATGAAATTATTCATCGTGACATTAAGCCGCAAAATATTATGGTGCTTGCCGACGGCAACATTAAGGTCATGGACTTTGGTATTGCTCGCGCTAAGAATAGTCATCTCACACAAGATAACAATGTGTTGGGTACCGCACATTACGTTTCTCCTGAACAAACACGCGGTCAAGAGCTCGACGTTACCTCAGATATTTACTCGCTTGGCGTGGTGATGTATGAATGCGTGACGGGCAAGGTTCCATTTGATGGCGATGATGCTATTTCGGTTGCGTTGAAACAGGTAAATGAGTTGCCAACGCCGCCTAGTCAAGTCAATCCACGTGTAGACATCCAGCTTGAGCGTATTATCTTGAAGTGCATGGAAAAAGACCCGGCTAAGCGCTTCCAATCAGCAGATGAGCTGCGCGAGGTGCTGAATGCCTATATTGCTGGTCGCGTGATAGATATTGCAGAGCCGACGCGCGTTATTGAGCCACGTGCTGCAACCACAACTATTATGGGTCAGCAAACACAGCAAATTATTCGTCCAAGCGTTGCTGATAGCACAGTTCAGCGCAAAAATATTGCCCCGACTTCTTACTATACCGATGACAATGACGAACCTGCAGGTATGGGTAAGGGCAAGGTGGTAGCAGCTGTTATTGGCGTGCTTGCGGTAATCGGAATTGCTATTGCGATTGCCTTGAGTTTTATGGGCGGCAATGCGCAGGTATCAATCCCCAATGTTATGGGCATGACTGAAGAAAAAGCGACCGAAGCACTTGAAGGTGTAGGTCTTGTTGCAAGCGTTGAGCAGCAATATTCAAGCGAAGAAGATAAGGGAACAGTTATCGAACAAACGCCCAAGGGCGGCGCTACCGCAAATAAGGGTTCAAAGGTGACCATAGTAGTGTCGCAAGGTGCTGAGCCGGTTAAATCGGTCAAGGTTCCCAGTCTTAATGGGCTGACAGCCGAAGCCGCTGATCAGGCACTTGTTGCAGCAGGATTAAAAGGCCGCATGATTGAAGAAGTTAACGATGAGGTAGAAGCCGGTACGGTTTTTTGGCAGGGTGTCGATGCTGGTTCAAAGGTTGATGAAGGCAGCGAAATTGAATACAAGGTTGCCAAGCAGTCCGAGGCAGTAAGCGTTCCTGGGGTTTTGGGCAAGAGCTTTAGTGAAGCGTCAAATACCTTGTCAGAGGCTGGTTTTGAGGTTGTTGACGGCGGTTCTGAATATTCCAACATCTATGTTGCAGGGCAAGTTATGAAGCAAAGTGTTACGGGAACCGCGCGTAAAGGCACGGCAGTTGAGCTTGTTGTTTCCAAAGGACCACAAGACACCAGCATTGATGTTGACCAGATTGGTTTGCGCGGCATGAGCCAAGCAGATGCCGAGAGTGCGCTTGCCGAGGCGGGTTTGCGATATGACAGTACGCGCACGCATACCAGTAGCACAGTGCCACGCGGGCAGGTTATTAGCTATTCACCTGGCGGAAAGCAGAAGCAGGGGACGACGATTTTCCTTACCATCTCAACAGGGGATGAGTAG
- a CDS encoding serine/threonine-protein kinase, with the protein MPLFSQHRNRRMTSAPLQLATPEPAGTVATTLLHRYRPLETRAAGGFGSVEICLDTRLQRRVAIKRMPLTAQAAGELHQNMGMALAEARTASLLQHPHIVSVIDFSYDAGYAYLVMEYVDGMTLEEFLQAVNGHSLTYDEAACIADALIQALSYAHSNGVLHLDIKPANVLIDRSGHVKLTDFGMASLASAAGFGGARGGTIGYMGPEQIEGLEVDERSDLFSLAAVLYESLCGAAPFRAATAPESLERIQAGVTPPHELLPDMPETVEYALMSCLSPHPESRIAESSSLGDYLATLGKAREGRKSLERMIARLTSDEPEDELEDGASEAASVSINPAQGALGTHWPGFQAQLSRGLSGVAAVYLMTFMLSHASMLQLGAPAIASISLALGIASFFAPQLGAAIVLMVHVLLISFQTPFLSVLLVASLTSALAIAWWLTWGRAHAQVATAFLLAAAASCVPGAPYLGAALVLPAISYWLMPSLTACALAPAFPFAACLMAAATHQGSLTNSDALAMIMEPRFLICAIGLLSTTAALSAVCRRASHSFDTSGSHGLFYLASCMPAILISVVAALANHMEITGSSTLDLPIGVGLACLSSILVWIYAYSFGFSSASWEGDLQ; encoded by the coding sequence ATGCCGTTGTTTTCTCAACATCGAAATCGTCGGATGACGTCTGCACCTCTTCAGCTTGCTACGCCCGAGCCGGCAGGCACTGTTGCAACAACGCTGTTGCATCGCTATCGCCCGCTCGAAACGCGAGCAGCGGGTGGCTTTGGTAGCGTTGAAATTTGCTTGGATACGCGCTTGCAGCGGCGTGTTGCAATCAAGCGTATGCCGCTCACGGCGCAAGCGGCAGGTGAGCTTCATCAAAACATGGGTATGGCACTTGCCGAAGCACGTACTGCCAGCTTGTTGCAGCATCCACACATTGTGTCGGTTATCGATTTTAGTTATGACGCAGGGTATGCCTATCTTGTTATGGAATACGTTGACGGCATGACCCTTGAGGAGTTTTTACAGGCAGTTAATGGGCATTCGCTCACCTATGATGAGGCTGCGTGCATTGCCGATGCACTCATACAAGCTCTATCGTATGCGCACAGCAACGGCGTGCTCCATCTTGATATTAAACCAGCTAATGTGCTCATTGATCGCAGTGGTCATGTCAAGCTTACAGACTTTGGCATGGCCTCACTTGCAAGCGCGGCTGGTTTTGGTGGCGCGCGTGGTGGAACCATCGGCTACATGGGTCCTGAGCAGATTGAGGGTCTTGAGGTTGATGAGCGCTCAGACCTCTTTTCGCTCGCCGCCGTGCTTTATGAAAGCCTTTGTGGCGCTGCGCCGTTTCGAGCAGCCACAGCACCTGAGTCTCTTGAACGCATACAGGCTGGCGTTACCCCGCCACACGAGCTGCTTCCCGATATGCCCGAAACCGTGGAATATGCGCTTATGAGTTGTTTATCGCCTCACCCTGAATCGCGCATCGCAGAATCGAGCAGCCTGGGCGATTATCTTGCAACGCTTGGAAAGGCGCGTGAAGGGCGCAAAAGTCTTGAGCGTATGATTGCACGTCTTACATCAGATGAGCCTGAGGACGAGCTGGAAGATGGTGCGTCTGAGGCGGCATCGGTGTCAATCAATCCTGCCCAAGGCGCTCTTGGCACGCATTGGCCTGGGTTTCAGGCGCAGTTATCTCGTGGTTTAAGTGGAGTAGCGGCCGTCTATCTTATGACGTTCATGCTTAGTCACGCGTCAATGTTGCAGCTCGGTGCCCCAGCTATCGCCAGTATTAGTTTAGCTTTAGGTATAGCAAGCTTTTTTGCACCACAGCTGGGAGCTGCCATTGTTTTGATGGTTCATGTGCTTCTAATAAGTTTTCAGACTCCATTTTTATCAGTTCTTTTGGTAGCGAGTTTAACCTCTGCATTGGCTATTGCCTGGTGGCTCACGTGGGGTCGTGCGCATGCACAGGTAGCTACAGCCTTTTTACTTGCTGCAGCTGCAAGTTGTGTCCCAGGAGCACCTTACCTCGGTGCAGCACTTGTACTTCCGGCAATAAGCTATTGGCTTATGCCCAGCTTGACAGCATGCGCCCTTGCTCCGGCTTTTCCTTTTGCTGCATGTCTTATGGCGGCCGCCACGCATCAAGGGAGCCTAACTAACAGCGATGCCCTTGCTATGATTATGGAGCCACGGTTTTTAATTTGTGCAATTGGGCTACTCAGCACTACCGCAGCGCTTTCTGCCGTATGCCGTCGAGCATCACACAGCTTTGACACATCTGGTTCTCATGGCTTGTTTTACCTCGCATCTTGTATGCCGGCTATACTTATTTCAGTGGTGGCAGCTCTTGCAAACCATATGGAAATTACCGGCTCATCGACGCTTGACCTGCCAATTGGGGTAGGTCTAGCATGTCTTTCCTCTATACTCGTTTGGATATATGCGTATTCATTTGGTTTTAGTTCTGCATCCTGGGAAGGGGACCTACAGTGA